Proteins co-encoded in one Nicotiana sylvestris chromosome 7, ASM39365v2, whole genome shotgun sequence genomic window:
- the LOC104212247 gene encoding uncharacterized protein, producing MANASDEFRLVSPSINHEGKLPRKYTDEGQGAQRRMSPPLEWYNLPEGTKSLSLVVQDIDAPDPNGPIVPWVIWVVTNIPPTLKGLPEGFSGKGEELGGDYAHIKEGNNDEKVPGWRGPKLENHGHRFEFKLFALDDELHLGNKVTKDKLLEAVEGHVLGEAVLIAIN from the exons ATGGCAAACGCAAGTGATGAGTTTAGGCTAGTATCGCCAAGCATAAATCATGAAGGAAAATTACCAAGAAAATACACAGATGAAGGGCAAGGTGCTCAAAGGAGAATGTCACCACCTTTAGAATGGTACAATTTACCAGAAGGGACAAAAAGTTTGTCACTTGTGGTACAAGATATTGATGCACCTGACCCAAATGGACCTATTGTGCCATGGGTTATATGGGTTGTGACTAATATTCCACCAACTTTAAAAGGTTTGCCTGAGGGATTTTCTGGTAAAGGAGAGGAATTAGGTGGAGATTATGCTCATATTAAAGAAGGGAATAATGATGAGAAAGTTCCCGGTTGGCGTGGACCTAAGTTGGAAAATCATGGTCATAGATTTGAGTTTAAGCTTTTTGCTTTGGATGATGAACTCCATCTTGGTAACAAG GTGACAAAGGATAAACTACTGGAAGCTGTTGAGGGTCATGTTCTTGGAGAGGCTGTTTTGATTGCCATTAACTGA